From Paenibacillus sp. PK3_47, the proteins below share one genomic window:
- a CDS encoding YqzE family protein, which yields MASSGDELVKYITEKVVVYMEDPRASRERRKAEKQPWAEKWFGMLPLGLSIWRSKWRHTDDNK from the coding sequence ATGGCTTCCAGCGGTGATGAATTGGTCAAATATATTACGGAAAAAGTAGTGGTGTACATGGAGGATCCCCGTGCCAGCAGGGAGCGCCGGAAGGCTGAAAAGCAGCCGTGGGCGGAAAAGTGGTTCGGTATGCTGCCGCTAGGCCTGTCGATTTGGCGGAGTAAGTGGAGACATACTGATGACAACAAGTAA
- a CDS encoding N-acetylmuramoyl-L-alanine amidase, with protein MPNPSNLKKHNFMLSTAILRRVIIVLVSVWLLVQNSGAAEAAEAWTPPSPVQAEVEEHRQQMLGHDQRMILIDAGHGGIDGGTSHGDILEKDITLAISRRLFLLLRSDGFDAILNRTGDYAPSDENRWLRSKSRHLRDLAQRKELAETLPANVVVSIHINWAPSPAKHGPLVLYRQEGRSFLLARSIQDQLNKLYNVQTGPRAGKPFYLLNKITATTVIVEAGFISSPADRDKLCTPKGQEEIAEAIANGIAAYLMEV; from the coding sequence TTGCCAAATCCGTCTAATCTGAAAAAACACAACTTTATGCTATCCACTGCAATTTTGCGCCGGGTCATTATTGTCCTTGTTTCCGTCTGGCTGCTCGTACAAAATTCAGGAGCTGCAGAGGCCGCAGAAGCATGGACTCCGCCTTCACCTGTACAGGCCGAAGTTGAAGAGCACCGCCAGCAGATGCTGGGGCATGATCAGCGGATGATCCTGATAGATGCCGGCCACGGAGGTATTGACGGCGGAACCTCGCATGGCGATATTCTGGAAAAAGACATCACCCTGGCCATTTCCCGCCGCTTGTTCCTGCTTCTGCGCAGTGACGGATTCGATGCCATCCTGAACCGGACCGGCGATTATGCGCCCAGTGACGAAAACCGCTGGCTGCGCAGCAAATCCCGCCACCTTCGGGATCTGGCTCAGCGCAAGGAGCTGGCAGAGACCCTGCCGGCAAATGTAGTGGTCAGCATCCATATCAACTGGGCGCCTTCCCCCGCGAAGCACGGGCCGCTGGTGCTGTACCGCCAGGAAGGCCGCAGCTTTCTGCTGGCGCGGTCGATCCAGGACCAGCTCAATAAGCTGTATAATGTGCAGACAGGACCCCGGGCCGGCAAACCTTTCTATCTGTTAAATAAAATAACCGCCACAACGGTGATCGTTGAGGCGGGTTTTATCAGCAGTCCTGCTGACCGCGATAAGCTGTGTACTCCGAAAGGCCAAGAGGAGATCGCTGAAGCTATAGCTAACGGCATTGCTGCTTATCTTATGGAAGTGTAA
- a CDS encoding SNF2-related protein → MTHLSRNSLPQQAGETAPLLPVPLSFERNWLHDLESRLDKGGPWGDWRLSRLAVQGEESGLVTSFDELQCMKHLSGLSPLPHQLDTAHKVLFEMSGRAILADEVGLGKTIEAGLILKEYLVRGLVTKVLILVPASLVLQWVRELNTKFGISAVAQKKAYSWNNDIVVASLDTAKRDPHKELLQGSEFDMLIIDEAHKLKNKKSTNYQFVQQLRKKYCLLLTATPVQNDLSELFNLITLLKPGQLGNQGDFAANFVVDKRQAKNEVQLRGELSKVMIRNRRGEGPVNFTKRKVRNIPLTLSAEEKELYDGVTAFVKDQYQESGGNLSSMLSLVTLQREVCSSRDAVFITLVNLIKKLPADSPKRDRMMGLLQSLRSVKTNTKAEKAIELIRGMNEKVIVFTEYRATQEYLLQYFRDHGLMCVTYSGGMNRGKKDWMMDLFRGRAQVMIATEAGGEGINLQFCHHMINFDLPWNPMRVEQRIGRVHRLGQQNDVVIYNLSTEGTIEEHILHLLHEKINMFEMVIGGLDVILERFEKKESLEKSLYKIMLESKSDEELRRELDQIGESLTEMTNDIRNGSEATL, encoded by the coding sequence ATGACGCATTTATCCCGCAATTCCTTGCCGCAGCAAGCCGGTGAGACTGCCCCGCTTCTGCCCGTTCCTCTATCTTTTGAGCGTAACTGGCTGCACGATCTGGAGTCCAGGCTGGACAAAGGCGGCCCCTGGGGCGACTGGCGTTTATCCCGTCTGGCCGTACAGGGAGAGGAATCCGGACTTGTTACCAGCTTTGACGAGCTGCAGTGCATGAAGCATCTGTCCGGGCTGTCCCCGCTTCCCCATCAGCTGGATACGGCGCATAAAGTATTGTTTGAGATGTCTGGCCGGGCCATTCTCGCTGATGAAGTAGGACTTGGCAAAACCATTGAAGCCGGGCTGATCCTCAAGGAATATCTTGTGCGCGGTCTGGTAACGAAGGTGCTGATCCTGGTGCCTGCTTCGCTTGTCCTGCAGTGGGTCCGGGAGCTGAATACCAAATTCGGCATCAGTGCTGTTGCGCAGAAAAAAGCGTATTCCTGGAATAACGATATCGTCGTCGCTTCACTGGACACAGCCAAACGAGATCCGCATAAGGAACTGCTCCAGGGCAGCGAATTCGACATGCTGATCATCGACGAAGCCCATAAGCTGAAGAACAAGAAATCGACCAACTACCAGTTCGTACAGCAGCTGCGCAAAAAATACTGCCTCCTGCTCACCGCCACCCCTGTGCAGAATGACCTCAGCGAGCTGTTCAACCTGATTACACTGCTGAAGCCGGGACAGCTCGGCAATCAGGGGGATTTTGCAGCCAATTTCGTTGTCGATAAACGCCAGGCGAAGAATGAGGTCCAGCTCAGAGGCGAGCTCTCGAAGGTTATGATCCGCAACCGGCGCGGAGAAGGACCTGTCAATTTTACCAAACGCAAAGTTCGCAATATTCCGCTGACCCTCTCTGCCGAGGAAAAAGAGCTGTACGACGGCGTGACCGCTTTTGTCAAAGACCAGTATCAGGAATCCGGCGGCAATCTCAGCAGCATGCTCTCTCTCGTAACCTTGCAGCGTGAAGTATGCAGCAGCCGGGATGCGGTGTTCATTACGCTCGTAAACTTGATCAAAAAGCTGCCGGCAGATTCCCCAAAACGCGACCGGATGATGGGACTGCTGCAGAGCCTAAGATCTGTAAAAACAAATACCAAAGCGGAAAAAGCAATCGAGCTGATCCGCGGAATGAATGAAAAGGTCATCGTATTCACCGAATACCGCGCCACCCAGGAATATCTGCTGCAGTATTTCCGTGATCACGGGCTGATGTGCGTCACCTATTCCGGCGGGATGAACCGGGGCAAAAAAGACTGGATGATGGACCTGTTCCGCGGACGGGCCCAGGTGATGATCGCCACTGAAGCCGGCGGTGAAGGCATCAACCTGCAATTTTGCCATCATATGATCAATTTTGATCTGCCTTGGAACCCTATGCGGGTCGAGCAGCGGATCGGCCGGGTCCACCGGCTGGGCCAGCAGAATGATGTCGTCATCTATAACCTCTCTACCGAAGGCACCATTGAAGAGCATATTCTGCATCTGCTGCACGAAAAGATCAACATGTTCGAGATGGTTATCGGCGGGCTGGATGTTATCCTTGAGCGGTTCGAGAAGAAGGAATCTCTGGAAAAAAGCCTGTACAAAATCATGCTCGAATCCAAAAGTGATGAGGAACTGCGCCGGGAGCTGGATCAGATCGGCGAATCGCTTACAGAGATGACGAACGATATCCGCAATGGAAGCGAGGCCACATTATGA
- a CDS encoding YqhG family protein: protein MTLTPQQVRQQVMDYLETTECSIIESSPLHVTVKLSPRADRMLTDRPYYWGFVERTGAPPETLSFTFVFDPEKYDSLAAQPPAARAVGVNQPAAGNLPSGTGASAVEAGADMAANAPAGAQPPKGAAPAGGAGNAQDGILARYFGIVPALPRIGPGMIRREDVIYGSKRLRQIWSAARDEGKCLQLFENPGERQRTTLFSAAYEPWLGVCYKVEMTCDLKREELHFIGISLTSGRILPDFGERLDALELTPRLPENIHIQPYEMSVKTGADRLEAYLTSQLAGLDYSWAEEARERLALELSIVDIYYEELLKEPDEEKKLAIEEQYNRRRKETAWQYEPQIAVSAITYGLFHLRST from the coding sequence ATGACGCTCACGCCACAGCAGGTGCGCCAGCAGGTCATGGATTATCTGGAAACTACGGAATGCTCCATTATCGAATCCTCCCCGCTTCATGTGACGGTGAAACTCTCCCCCCGTGCTGACCGGATGCTTACCGACCGCCCTTATTATTGGGGGTTCGTCGAGCGTACTGGCGCACCGCCGGAGACACTGTCCTTCACCTTTGTATTTGATCCGGAAAAATACGACAGCCTCGCCGCCCAGCCCCCTGCGGCACGGGCTGTCGGCGTAAATCAGCCTGCTGCAGGTAATTTGCCGTCCGGAACCGGCGCCTCGGCTGTGGAAGCCGGGGCCGACATGGCTGCTAATGCACCCGCAGGTGCACAGCCGCCTAAGGGAGCGGCGCCTGCCGGCGGCGCAGGCAATGCCCAGGATGGCATCCTCGCCCGTTATTTCGGCATCGTTCCGGCCCTGCCCCGGATTGGTCCGGGCATGATCCGGCGGGAGGATGTCATCTACGGCAGCAAGCGGCTGCGCCAGATCTGGTCCGCAGCCCGGGACGAGGGCAAGTGTCTGCAGCTTTTTGAGAACCCCGGGGAGAGACAGCGGACGACCTTGTTCTCGGCTGCCTATGAGCCGTGGCTCGGCGTATGCTATAAAGTGGAAATGACCTGTGATCTGAAGCGTGAAGAGCTGCATTTCATCGGTATCTCCTTAACGAGCGGGAGAATTCTGCCGGACTTTGGCGAGAGGCTGGATGCGCTGGAGCTGACTCCGCGCCTGCCGGAAAACATTCATATTCAGCCCTATGAAATGAGTGTCAAAACCGGTGCGGACCGGCTTGAAGCTTATTTGACCTCACAGCTGGCGGGACTGGATTACAGCTGGGCCGAGGAAGCCAGGGAGCGGCTGGCCCTTGAGCTGAGCATTGTAGACATCTACTATGAAGAGCTGCTGAAGGAACCGGATGAAGAGAAAAAGCTTGCCATCGAAGAGCAGTATAACCGCCGCCGCAAGGAAACAGCCTGGCAGTATGAACCGCAGATCGCAGTATCCGCCATTACCTACGGCCTGTTTCATCTGCGCAGCACATAG